From Miscanthus floridulus cultivar M001 chromosome 15, ASM1932011v1, whole genome shotgun sequence, the proteins below share one genomic window:
- the LOC136508161 gene encoding glutathione S-transferase-like, producing MAASKPILYSAWISSCSFRVRIALNLKGVDYGYRAVTRTDLDYEKINPIKYVPALVDGDFVVSDSLAIILYLEDKYPQHPLLPQDLKKKAINLQIANIVCSSIQPLQCYAVIGLVDGKLGSDESLQIVRNYTNKGFKAIEKLLEGCDSKYATGDEVQLADVFLAPQIHAGVTRFQIDMSNYPLLERFYKAYMEIPAFQVAAPEKQPDAPASPY from the exons ATGGCGGCTTCGAAGCCCATCCTGTACAGCGCGTGGATCAGCTCCTGCTCCTTCCGAGTCCGGATCGCCCTCAACCTCAAAG GTGTGGATTATGGGTACAGGGCTGTGACACGGACCGATCTAG ATTACGAAAAGATCAATCCAATCAAGTATGTCCCGGCATTGGTTGATGGGGATTTTGTTGTTTCTGACTCCCTGGCAATCATATTG TATCTTGAAGACAAATATCCTCAACACCCTCTTCTGCCTCAAGATCTCAAAAAGAAAGCTATAAATCTGCAG ATTGCAAATATAGTGTGTTCGAGCATTCAACCTCTTCAATGTTATGCAGTAATT GGTCTGGTTGATGGCAAGTTAGGCTCAGATGAGAGCCTTCAGATTGTTCGGAATTACACCAACAAGGGATTTAAAG CAATCGAAAAACTTCTGGAAGGTTGTGACAGTAAATATGCTACTGGAGACGAAGTCCAACTG GCAGATGTCTTTCTTGCGCCCCAGATCCATGCAGGCGTGACACGCTTCCAAATTGATATG TCAAACTACCCTCTTTTGGAGAGGTTCTACAAAGCCTATATGGAGATCCCAGCATTTCAAGTAGCGGCTCCTGAAAAACAGCCAGATGCGCCTGCGTCCCCATACTGA